Proteins encoded by one window of Arachis ipaensis cultivar K30076 chromosome B04, Araip1.1, whole genome shotgun sequence:
- the LOC110271620 gene encoding uncharacterized protein LOC110271620: MRSKHANLMLNFVLTLFVYFRNRSSGEVSLGGRMNSRIRRDALERIIGEGDRNCIWELRMKTNAFANLCELLQVQVSLLEQVATFLIILAHHKENRSLQVRFCRSGETVSKYFNKVLKAIIRMQNLLFAKASPVEEDCIDPTWRKFKDCLGALDGTYIEVTVPESDKSRYRTRKGKICTNILGVYNQDMSFVYVLSGWERSVSDSRILRDAITYGNSLKIPHVGTGYTNGPGFLSPYRGTRYHVREWAQGTCAPCNYQEYFNRKHSSARNVIEQCFGLLKKRWSILRSPNFYPIKRQNHIIIACCLLQNFIRKNMDMDPEEQTSFLDEFLPVGEEAPDELIDVVENTNE, from the exons ATGAGATCGAAGCATGCTAATTTGATGTTGAACTTTGTTCTTACATTATTTGTGTACTTTAGGAATAGAAGTAGTGGGGAAGTGTCATTAGGCGGAAGAATGAATAGTAGAATTAGACGTGATGCTTTAGAGCGTATTATTGGTGAGGGTGATAGGAATTGTATTTGGGAGTTAAGAATGAAAACAAATGCCTTTGCTAATTTGTGCGAGTTGCTTCAAGTCCAAGTAAGCTTGTTGGAACAAGTTGCAACTTTTTTAATTATCTTAGCTCATCACAAGGAAAACCGTAGTCTACAAGTTAGATTTTGTAGGTCTGGGGAAACAGTTAGTAAGTATTTCAATAAGGTTTTAAAGGCTATTATACGTATGCAAAACTTGTTATTCGCGAAGGCCTCACCGGTTGAAGAGGATTGCATAGACCCAACATGGAGAAAGTTTAAG GATTGCTTGGGAGCATTAGATGGCACTTATATAGAGGTGACAGTCCCCGAGTCTGATAAATCAAGATATCGAACAAGGAAGGGTAAAATATGTACTAATATCTTAGGAGTATATAACCAAGATATGAGCTTTGTTTATGTACTTAGTGGATGGGAGAGATCAGTATCTGATTCAAGAATACTTCGAGATGCAATCACTTATGGTAATAGTCTCAAGATACCTCATG TGGGTACGGGTTACACAAATGGTCCTGGGTTCCTATCACCATATAGAGGCACTCGCTATCATGTTAGAGAGTGGGCTCAAGGAACATGTGCACCTTGCAACTACCAGGAGTATTTTAATAGAAAGCATTCTTCTGCTAGGAATGTCATAGAGCAATGCTTTGGATTACTTAAGAAGAGATGGTCAATTTTAAGAAGTCCTAACTTTTACCCTATAAAAAGACAAAATCATATCATAATTGCTTGTTGTCTGTTGCAAAATTTTATTCGGAAGAACATGGATATGGATCCGGAAGAGCAAACTAGCTTCTTAGATGAATTTCTGCCTGTCGGAGAGGAAGCACCAGATGAGTTGATCGATGTGGTTGAAAATACGAATGAGTGA